The following are encoded together in the Bacillus cereus group sp. RP43 genome:
- the vrrA gene encoding VrrA/YqfQ family protein translates to MFPKSPIRQMYPNRGQQSYTPYPIPQLPPMAQKKKGFLAKLFKKHDPTEPFMQMVPPYRQMEGPPMMHQQQPPQYQQQQPYQQQYTQQYQPYMQQYPQQMIPPQMYESNDTRGAASATTAAASSSGIGSFFSNLIANPTNMINNIEKVSQVVQSVGPVVEQYGPIMRSLPSIVKILTSGKSTEENQTEDATEQVEVATPPLPSPKRKRKRKKIVLEPVIEKEVPKEPVQQSATKPKLYV, encoded by the coding sequence ATGTTTCCGAAATCCCCTATAAGACAAATGTATCCGAATCGAGGACAACAATCTTACACACCATATCCGATTCCACAACTACCACCGATGGCCCAAAAAAAGAAAGGTTTCCTTGCTAAACTCTTTAAAAAACACGATCCAACCGAACCTTTTATGCAAATGGTCCCTCCTTATCGACAAATGGAAGGGCCACCGATGATGCACCAACAACAGCCGCCCCAATATCAACAGCAACAGCCATACCAACAACAATATACACAACAATATCAACCATACATGCAGCAATATCCTCAACAGATGATACCACCTCAAATGTATGAATCAAATGATACACGCGGCGCTGCGTCAGCTACAACTGCAGCTGCATCTAGCAGCGGCATCGGTAGTTTTTTTTCAAATTTAATTGCGAACCCAACTAATATGATAAATAATATCGAAAAAGTATCTCAAGTCGTGCAATCTGTCGGTCCTGTTGTCGAACAGTACGGTCCCATTATGCGGAGTCTACCAAGCATTGTTAAAATCCTCACCTCCGGAAAAAGTACGGAAGAAAATCAAACTGAAGATGCAACAGAACAGGTTGAGGTAGCAACTCCACCTCTTCCGTCTCCAAAAAGGAAACGAAAACGAAAAAAAATAGTGCTTGAACCGGTAATAGAAAAAGAGGTTCCGAAAGAACCCGTTCAACAATCAGCAACAAAACCAAAACTATATGTGTAA
- a CDS encoding DEAD/DEAH box helicase, producing the protein MTLQTFTQYDFKPFLIDAVRELRFTEPTGIQKKIFPVVKKGVSIIGQSQTGSGKTHAYLLPTLNRIDASREEVQLVITAPTRELAQQIYEEIVKLTKFCAEDQMITARCLIGGTDKQRSIEKLKRQPHIVVGTPGRIKDLVEEKALFVYKADTIIVDEADLMLDMGFIQDVDKIAARMPKNLQMLVFSATIPQKLKPFLKKYMENPEHIHINPKQVAAGNIDHYLVPSRHRNKTELVKNMLLQFKPYLAIVFTNTKKKADEVADGLAERGLKVGRIHGDLSPRDRKKMMKQVRDLEFQYIVATDLAARGIDIEGISHVINYELPSDLDFFVHRVGRTARAGHSGIAVTIYDPANEEALDSLEKQRHIEFKHVDLRGDEWADLGDRRRRKSRKKPNDGLDVMATKVVKKPKKVKPNYKRKLATERDKVKKKYSNKKR; encoded by the coding sequence ATGACACTACAAACTTTTACACAGTATGATTTTAAACCATTTTTAATAGATGCAGTTCGTGAACTACGCTTTACAGAGCCAACAGGAATTCAAAAGAAAATTTTCCCGGTCGTGAAAAAAGGTGTGAGTATAATTGGACAATCCCAAACTGGTTCTGGGAAAACACATGCATACTTACTTCCTACATTAAACAGAATTGATGCAAGTCGTGAAGAAGTACAACTTGTTATTACAGCGCCTACTCGTGAGTTAGCACAACAAATTTACGAAGAAATTGTGAAACTAACAAAGTTCTGTGCAGAAGATCAAATGATTACAGCACGCTGTTTAATTGGTGGAACTGATAAACAACGATCAATTGAAAAGTTGAAAAGACAACCTCATATTGTAGTTGGAACGCCAGGACGTATTAAAGACTTAGTAGAAGAAAAGGCGCTATTTGTTTATAAAGCGGATACTATTATTGTCGATGAAGCGGACTTAATGCTTGATATGGGATTCATTCAAGATGTAGATAAAATTGCGGCACGTATGCCTAAAAACCTGCAAATGTTAGTTTTCTCTGCAACAATTCCTCAAAAATTAAAACCATTTTTGAAGAAATATATGGAGAATCCAGAACATATTCATATTAATCCGAAGCAAGTTGCAGCAGGAAATATTGATCATTACCTTGTGCCTTCAAGACACCGTAATAAAACTGAATTAGTGAAAAATATGCTACTTCAATTTAAACCGTACTTAGCGATTGTCTTTACAAACACAAAGAAGAAAGCTGACGAAGTAGCCGATGGATTAGCAGAACGTGGGTTAAAAGTAGGGCGTATACACGGTGATTTATCACCACGTGATCGTAAAAAAATGATGAAACAAGTTCGTGATTTAGAGTTCCAATACATTGTCGCAACAGATTTAGCGGCACGCGGTATTGATATCGAAGGAATTAGTCATGTTATTAACTATGAACTTCCTTCAGATTTAGATTTCTTCGTTCACCGCGTTGGAAGAACTGCACGTGCGGGTCATTCAGGTATTGCTGTGACGATTTATGATCCAGCAAATGAAGAAGCGTTAGATAGTTTGGAAAAACAACGTCATATCGAGTTTAAGCATGTAGATTTACGCGGAGATGAGTGGGCGGATTTAGGTGACCGTCGTCGTCGTAAGAGCCGTAAAAAACCAAATGATGGACTAGATGTTATGGCAACAAAAGTTGTTAAAAAGCCGAAAAAAGTAAAACCAAACTATAAACGAAAACTTGCAACAGAACGTGACAAAGTGAAGAAAAAATATAGCAATAAAAAAAGATAA